AATCAAAGCTCGCGAAGCCACAGCTCCTCGAGCAAGACGAGTTCGTCTACCTCATCGTCACCTTGAAGAAGATCCCACAGACCAACCGCACGAAGCCTCACCGTATCCTCCTACCTCACCCTCTCATCAACACGGAGGAAGACTCCCCCGAGCTTTGCCTCATCATCGACGACAGACCTAAAAGCGGATTAACGAAGGAGGACGCGGCGAAGAAGATCAAGTCCGATGACATTCCGATCACTAAGATCCTCAAGCTCTCGAAGCTCAAGACTGATTACAAGGCCTTCGAGGCGAAGAGGAAGCTCTGCGACTCTTACGAGATGTTCTTTGCTGACAGGAGAGTGATTCCTCTGCTCCCGAGGTTGATCGGGAAGAAGTTCTTCACGAGCAAGAAGATTCCCGCGGCGGTGGATTTGAAGCATAGGAACTGGAAGGAGCAGATTGAGAAGGCTTGTGGCTCTGCTATGTTTTTCGTTAGGACGGGGACGTGTAGTGTTGTCAAGGTTGGGAAGTTGTCGATGGAGGGGGATGAGATTGTTGAGAATGTGATGGCGACGTTGAACGGTGTCGTTGAGGTGTTGCCTGGTCAGTGGAAGTATGTTAGGTCTTTGCATTTGAAGCTGTCTGAGAGCTTGGCGTTGCCTGTTTATCAGAGTGTTCCTGATTTGAAGCTAAAGATCGATGCTTTTGGAAGTGAGAAGAGTGTTGTTGTTGAggaagagaataagaagaagaagaagaaaggtgaaagTGTTGTTGATGGTGGAGAGAAGAGTGATGGTGTgaaggggaagaagaagaagggtagGATTCATGAGGTTAGGTATATGGATAGTAATGTATCTGAGGTGCTTGATGAAGATGAGATTGGTGATGTTGAGGTTAGTATTGAGTCTGGTGGTgataaggagaagaagatgaagaagaggaagaaggaggtAAGTGAGACTGCAGAGGCTGAGAAACCAAAGAAGAAAGTGGTCAAGGGGAAGCTGAAGGAGAAGAGTAAGGATGAGATAAAgccgaagaagaagacaaagattaCTAAAGAAGAGTCTGGTGGTGGTTTGAAACCCAAGAGTAAGAAGAGTGTGCTCCGAAAGTAAGGCGATAGAAGATCAGAGGGTTAAATctttcttttgcttcttacatgatttatgtttttatcttAGTGCTGATTACATTTTGTTGTCTTTCATATCGTGTACTGCTGCTTCTCTTGAACATCTAGCCGGTGTGTATGTGaacctttacttttttttttatacacgAGTGTTTTGTCTTGATTTTAGTGCAATCGCTCCAGTGATAATGATATGCTAACATAGtaacaagatcttcattttcttatataaatatatttctcaCTCAAGGTTAACTTAACTCTCTAGAATCTCATGAACTGTAAAGTTGCTATGATTTGATAGACATGAAATAACGCAAGACAAAGAATCGATGAAATTACATTTGTCTGTGAGGATGATCATATTATACAAAACATTATCATATAATGAAGTAGGCTGAAACTTAATGTGATCACACATGTAAGAACTTCTTGACCACAAAGGAGCAAGCGTGTGAGTGGTTTACCAATTAGTAAAATCCTCTTTCTGGTCTGTTCTTGTATGCTTAAAATCTCTTCTACAATCTCATTTTCTAATGACAGGACCTCTGTAGGGAACTCTCCATATCACAAAGTTATCTGGAGGTTGATACTCTTCAAGCCATGTCATGTCACATATGATATCACTTGTCCATTCATCGCTTCAATCTCACCTGGTTCCACAGATCATACCATCAACAACATTACCATAGCTAGTAAGGAATGAGAATCATAAACCAAATCTGTTTAGCAGTAGATCTAATGCGTGTATTCCATGATATCTTCACTTAGACTCTTATCTAATAAAGAACCTATCGGTTAAACCATGATTCAGTAGCTTTGCTAAGCGATTAAGTTTACGCTAATGTTACCAGGCAAGTCTAGTATGGGGGAGATTTGTGGAAGTAGTTGCAGTGTCTTCCATGAGTAGAAGGGAATCGGAGGAATCAGAATTTGATATTTTGGCTCTTTTGCATAGAAAACGCCAAGTCTCACTTTACTTTTTTGAAATGATCAATTCACACCCATGCTTTTTAGTTTGAATCAATTCCACTACGACACGTCAATGTTGGCTATTTACTAAATTACCCCATTGTAGATATAAAAACGCAAAACGATAAAGGCGGTTGAAGAAGACAACACAATCTCAAGAGAAGCCATGGCAGGAGTAGGACCTATGACTCAGGACTGGGAGCCCGTGGTGATCCGTAAGAAAGCTCCCAACTCTGCCGCTAAGCGCGACGAGAAGACTGTCAACGCCGCTCGAAGAAGCGGCGCCGATATTGAATCCGTCAGAAAATGTTTGTTTTTCGTCTTCAATCTCTTTGTAGATCCTCTCTGATATGCCTTCTTAGCTCAAACTGTGCGATAAGTTTTCTATGGATTGGGTTAGATTTGACGAACGAGCGAATCGATATGAGTTTAGACTTATTGTGCCTGTTGTTAGGGTTTTTGTTGGTTGTGATTTCAATTAATGTTAAAGAAAAATCGTCGGATGATTATCTATGATCGTATCAGGTTGATGTGTATCTGTTTTGACATCTGATAGTGATCTGATTTTTTTGGTTGCAAATAGACAATGCTGGAACCAACAAGGCGGCTTCAAGCGGCACCTCCTTGAACACGAAGAGGCTTGATGATGACACTGAGAACTTAGCTCGTGAGTTTCTAATCTCCTAATATTTATTGACTTCGTTTCTTTCTGTATGAacaaagaaaattagaaaaagtAATGGTAGAATCACAGCGATTCTAATGGGATGAAACTAATTTCTCATTCCAGTAATGGCAATTCTTAGAGTATGTCGCCTGTCTGATAGTAAGAGGAAGTCTTTGTTCGTAGATGAGATAAAGTTAAAATTGTTTCCTTTTACAATATTAGATCGATTAGTATGTTGGTTGTCTGTAACAGCATATTTATGTGTGTGGTTTTATTGACATTCAGATGAACGTGTGCCTACTGAGTTGAAGAAAGCCATCATGCAAGCCCGATGCGAGAAGAAGCTGACCCAGTCCCAACTTGCTCAAGTACACTACTTTCTCTCTTGTTTCCTCTTGTATTTAATTCGCttcatgatgataatatttgctGGTTGTGCAGCTGATCAACGAGAAGCCGCAAGTGATCCAAGAATACGAGTCGGGGAAAGCCATACCGAACCAGCAGATCCTTTCTAAGCTGGAGAGGGCACTTGGAGCTAAACTCCGTGGGAAGAAGTAATAACAAAAGCTCTTTAAAGGTAGAAAAGAAAAGTTAATCGTGGTTCTCTCTCCAGTTCATATGGCTGAAGAAACTTTCTTTATATGCCTGCTTTTAATGCTTAGTAGAGCTCTCTGCAAGTGATCTTTTATGGTGTAAGAACGAAACAAATGCTGTTTGGAACCTTTTGTCAGTATAAATAAAATCCCTTGTGCTCTCTTTGTATCATCTTATCACAACCAAATATCAGATTTTGAAACCGGAGTACTAATCTAGTTACTCGGAAGCCAAACCGATTAGCTTATTTTTCTTAACCGGACAATAACCAATTTTGGGCCTTGGTCACGTGCACCCgtccatatataaaaataaaactaactgTCGCTTGTCGGTCAATGAGATGTAAAAATATAGGGACCAAAGTTGTAAAGTACCCGTGAGAAGACGAGTATTCTCGTCGCCACGAAACAAGGCAGTACAGTGTGAGTCACTGAAGCTGGCTGACACTCACACAAgcacaaaaacccaaaaataataataactagatACGGATCCGCGCTATGCGCGGATATTATTTGGACAAATTACTCTAATTATTTTTGAGCttagattatataatttaagttatatgtttataatatgaTGTCTTccttataatttaattttgttttgttttttgaagtATATATAATGTTTGCTTGTTTAGTACATACATCAAACACACGTTTGTTtgttaaaacccaaaatttaaacaaatttgGTCCATATATACTTGATAAATGTTTGTGATCCATTAATTTGTAACGTAAGTACAGTTTAAGTATTTTGATTTGGCccatttataaaaacaatatagtttgataaaaaattaaaggaagcctagagttttttttttccgggaagATCAACTACTTCAACGTGTCcttctaaaaaaatcaacaactttattttttcttcttcttcgacggTGGTTCTGTAATCGATCGAAATCACTTGAATCGTTCCCTTCAAATCCATAATCAAATCGTTCAAAAATCATTCAAGTCAATCGATCTTGTGTTTTAAGGTTAGActcttttgatttttgtttgtaaacACTTATATTAAGCAATCAGTGTTTGAACTTGGTTAATCAgttggaatttttttaaacgTTCATAGATCTCTCACCTAGAGTTCTAGATCCCCCATCACAATGTTCGATTTCAAGATCTGCTTTAGTTCCGGGTCAACCATCACCAAGCTTTAGACTCACagataagttttattttaaattataaaaatttatttttgctgTATAAACAGGATTTAGAAATCCAATTATgttaatgaataatttattattgatacGTTTTTGTACAggtaaaaaaagttttttcttAAAAGGACATAAGAAGAGTAGAAGGCAAACCTGATATAGCTTATAAAAAAGTGAAGTGTATGTTTCAAACGCTTTATACAcattacatttatataaattgcCTTCTTATTTATTCTCATGATCTTCTTCCTACtctgttttttaataaatttatttgttcTGGTTTATTTACGTTAACAGATCAAACTCATAGTTTATATATTCGTTAGGTTATTGGTGAGGACCTGAGAAAAGAGAAACTACAAATTACTAATTGGAACAGTCCACAAAACCAATTTCAGAAATAAAGGTTAGTACTATCTACCTCGTATATAAATTGAGGAACCGTGAACTAAACCAGTAGAATCTTTATAAGGATAGACTGTTTAGGATGCACGGCTAGACTTTATAGTAATAGATTAGATTGACTGCACTGGGAAATTTTCAGAATAGTGATCGTTGTATACTTGGTGTTAGTTTGGATGATTATTGTTCTGTGTATTGttgaaatttatttgattttggatTGGTTTGACTGGATAACAAACTGTATTTCTTTTGGTACAAAACATGATGATTATATTCATGTTTTGTTTCAATTCAAACCTCTGTAATGAGCAAATAGTGAATAGCAGAGTACATTGTGTCtggtaaatgaaaaaaaaaactgaatttatTTAGTTCAAAGTCAGATATGACTTTAAAAACTTCAACTCAAATGtagatcagaaaaaaaaaaaaaaaaacacaaaacaccAGTTTCACGTTGCAGTCTAACACAAAAAACAATCTTTCGTTTAGACACTTCCATCACTCTTCTCTGTTTTCAAGATTAttgaaaacctctttgaaaacaACATTTGTAGTTTTACTTTGTGTCTTCCCCTCTTTATCCACGATCAaaactttcaaacctttcttcGATGTAACCCTTGATATGGCAACATATATAGCTGTCCGTGAGAAAAAACTGGTCTAGGAAGAAATAATCCAACTTCAGACAGTGATTGTCCTTGGCTTTTGTTGATGGTTATTGCAAAAGCCACTGCTAAAGGCAATTGTCTTCTACGCATCTTGAAAGGAAGTCTTTTATCTGTTGGAGTGATCAACAATCTTGGAATATAAGCGATTTCACCAACCTTAGCACCAGTTAAGATTCTAGCTTCCACCATAAAATCCATAAGCTGAGTGATTTGCAATCTTGTTCCATTCATTAAACCCTCATTAGGATTAATATTCCTAAGCAACATAACAGGACAACCAATCTTCAATCTTATACTATGGTTTGGTAGACCAGAAACTTTAATGTTGTTTAGGAAGTCGGTGCTGAGAGCATCATTGTTGACTGAACCAGTATCAGAAGGATCAATACTATCagatgaaataaaaaccatttCTTCACCTGAAAGAAAGaaccaaatttcaaaaataagttAGTGTCTACACAGTATAATGACAATacatgtaataaataaaactctTACCATCAAGTTTAGACAACATATGATCGTTAATCATATTAACATCCTCATTTGTTGGACATAAGATTGCTCTCTGTTGGAAAAACTTAGGATCTTGAATTCCTCTTAATGAATCTGCATCTCCATAGATGGCATGACTTATAGTTTCTATCGGATACTCTTGGTCCATAATTAGTGCCTCCCCATCATTAGGCTCTGCTATTCTCCCATCCCCAACAGCCAAAATCCATTCAGAAAATTCTTTCAGATCTTTTGCCTCATCCTAAGAAAGATTGTTCGAAGATAATCTCATATTCTTAGTAAGTTTCAGAACCTTGCAATGTTCCCAGAGATAAGAAGAATTCATGGCAGCCAACACTATCTCAGCCCTGCTACCTCCAGTAATCACAGGAAGTACTTGCCGAAAGTCACCTCCAAAAACAATAACCTTCCCACCAAAAGGCTTATTGTCGTGATTCCCCATCAGATCCTTTAAACTTCTGTCTAAAGATTCAAAGCAATGTTTGCTCATCATTGGTGCTTCATCCCAAATAATTAGAGATGCTTCCTTTATCAAATTAGCTTTATCTGATCCATGAGTCAATGAACATGTAGTAAACTCATCTGGATTGATTGGTATGCTAAAACGGGAATGAGCAGTCCTACCACCTTGTAACAACAAAGAAGCAATTCCGCTAGATGCAGTATTAAGAACTATATCTCCCCTACACCTAACAGCAGCTGATAGAATTTGCCAAAGAAAGGTTTTTCCAGTGCCACCGAACCCATAAACAAAGAACATTCCACCTCTATCTTCAACAACAGCACCAATGATCTCATCGTATatctttttttgttcatcagTCATCTTCAGAATATCTCTGTCATGAGTGGCTTGCAACTCATGCAGGTCGTAATTTAATTCATccaagatcaaaacattttcgATCGGTTTGAATTCAGCAGGCAGTTTAGGCATAGATTCATAGACTGAAAGTGAACTCCCATTCCTTCTCATAAGCTTCTCAATCTCTATAAGAGCATATAGTTTCTTGTCACTGTCATTTAGTATAAGCCCTGCCAATAATATGGACAACATTTCCACTTAGTACCATCTATATAAATACcaatttaaaattacaaatatatcaACTAGTGGTAAAAATATCACTAacgtttaatttaaaacaaaataatctcaTGACTGTCATACTTTATTAGAAGAGATTGGTATTGTACCTGGCCTATTGAAATGCATTCTGCGACTATACTCGATATCCTCAGACAACAGTTTCCATGTTTTATCCCAAACAACCTCTGGTTGACACAGACTATCGGATAGAAGCATTAGAACAAAAAGATCACGAACAACAGCTGCAGAGCTATCATAACTGCGCCTCACTAAATCATCTATATACTCCTGGTCATCATCCAATATTCCTCGAGCATAACATGCCTCTTTATACCCCTCGTAAACTACACCATTGTAGGTTTTAATATCGTCAAAGCTGGTAGGACCTTTGACGTAGTTCAATAACACTCTCAAAAAATAAGCACTTTCTTGCTTACGTGGGGCATAATTAATTCTTCCAACACTGAACCCTTGCTTCCTTCTAGTACACTTCTTCTGACTCTTTGAATATGTGTAGTAGTTGGGAATCTGAATATAAGTAAGAGTCCGAGCGAAAGCATCAACTTCATTAAGCTTAAACCAAGCCAGAAACATTGTGTTCTCGATAAGCTTACGACCAAGAACATCTTTCAGTTTGTCCTTCCCTCTgaagataatattttgttttcctgGTAGATGAAATGAGAGGATCTCAACGGATGTTGATCTATAATGTATGGGATATTTAAAAATCCTCCACGCTCCTTCACAAGTAGAAACATatctacaaatatatataaatttcctATTAGAATATCAGATTAAAAGCATAATAAtcagtaaaaatataaagaaaactgCATCAAATAATAATACCTGCAATCAAAGAAATCCTTTATTTCATTCTTCTTAATCTCAACGTTTTGTTTCAAAACATCACCACCAGTGTCTGTCGCTGAGTTAGCTGGAGCTGAGGTCGCACAACCTGAGGTTGCTGTAGCTGAGTGGGCTGCAGATGAGCTTGGTGCTGCTGAGTTCGCTGGAGCTGAGGTAGCTAGTGTTTCGCTCCTAACTTCTGGCCCTGGTGGTTCGACAACTACAGTTACACGATCCGCtcctttattaatgtatttaaataaatacttaatagAACCAACTTGATTGCACCACTCTACATTAATGTGAGCTCGATAACGAAGAGAGAGTTTCCTGTTGTAAGGGATGACCCATCTGTTATCACATTTTAAGCCATTCTTCTCAATATAACAGTCAGACTGGCGTCTTCTATAGAGTGGAAATCCATCTTTTTTCACCCGAGTATTCTCTGCGAATTGCTTAGGAAACATTTTCGAACACTGTCCATTCTCCATACATGGTGAATTCATAATAGCAGCTCCACAGGGACCATGAATCATACAATCCTTAACAACATTGTAAAGATCTGGATCAGATGATTTATCTGGGATCTCAGCTGATATGATTTTATCAATGTCTTCTGTTTTGGGAAACTTGGAGGAAGGGTGCATAAAAAGCAGAATGTGAGCATGTGGCAGGCCTCTCTTTTGAAACTCAACAGTATACATAGCTGCAATAGGAAAAAACTTAACGggtcaaaaaatattataaactcaAGATCCAATCAATATAAACAGTTCCGAgaattataacatatataaaatagtaaaaagataaaataataacGATGTTCGAGCAAAACTTACATGAAGATGTCTTTCCCAGAatattcttctttgtcaaatcaTTCATCAAAGATTCGAGTTTCAGCTTAAAGATCCGACAAATAATCTCAGGCCTGTCATCTGATTTCAAGCCTCTTTTCTTAAGAAATCTTGTAAGTTCTGGCCATTTTGGATTGCATGTGAATGTGATGAAAAGGTCTGGAAAACCAAAATGTCTACAAATGGCCATAGCGTCTAAGTACATATTCTTCATGTATCTTGGACTCCCTGTAAAAGTAGCTGGTAGAAGAAATTGTTGACCTTGTTCATTCATATCTGAGTTGCCAGCATTTTCTGATTCTCTGATAGAGTCGTAACTGTCTGAACGCAAGCATGTCTGGTTAAGCTTCAAATACCTCAGTCTATTAGATTCTATTGTAGTATAGGCGTCCACTATGAACTGTTGAAATAACCTTCTTGAATAGAGCAGAACATGTGACTCATTATCTCGCTCTTGAAGCCTGAAAGCAAAAAACTGCCTCATACTGATTGAAGGATTTTTGAGTTTCTTTGACGCTTCTGTAATGCCTTTCTTAATACCAACCCTGAAACCATCCTCACCATAGACAAATATTAGAGGATATTGTAGTGCTAGATAAGAGATATGAATCTCATCGATCCTGGTTAGTTTTCCAGATTTATGCTGAAGCACAATATCCCGCTTATCCATTCCTAAATTAAAATCACCAGGAATCAATGCAGCCACCTCAGCTGCTGTTGGCATATTATATGTCCTACCATCTTTGTCACTTCTACTGACAATTCGCATATGGAAGGTTTTTTCAGGATTCAATTGAAATCTCTCTCTAGCTGATCGAAACTGCACAACATATGGATTAACAGCATTCAACATCTTGATAATAGGTTGAATAACTTCCTTCTTCAAACCGTCTTGCTTACTACCAGGTGAGAAATTTTTGGATTTGCTGCtaacacaaacaaaaacacGTACACATTTAgctattaaatataaaactctTACAAAACGAAAACTTAGCTATGGGCATATAGATATTAGTTACCTCAGAGcattaaatttgttttcaaCTTCATTCTCTGTATCAACAATGTATAGTTGTCCAAACTTGGCATGGTCTCCTTCAGGTGGTGTTAAACTTCCCATCAAATGATAGTTTTCACCATGAAGCTGAATCATCTGTGGTCCTCGTCCCTTTTTCATAGATTTATCTATCTTCCCACCAAGTGAAGTGAAAGAGAAAACCATATTATATGATCTCGTATTCCTTTGAAAATGTTTGCTAAGCTTATCAGTTCCTGTTAGAAGGTTCATTAGAAGATCAGGGGGCTTCTTTAGGTATGGCAACTGAACCTGTCCTTGCATGCAACACAATGTAAATATAGGTTTTCGTCTAtatttgttcttgtttatgCGTTCCCCATACCACATAATAGCTCCACAATGTACACATTTGTGTTCTGGGTCACCCTCATCAACATAATCTGGTAAATTATAAGAAGGTAGGTTAGGAGAACATTTTCCACGAACCAAACATATTTAATTGAGTAATTAAACTAACCATCCTCTTTAGGAGATATTGGTTTGACTTTTTTCTTCACTTCAGAGAAGGTTTTTTTAAACATTGCCGCCAGTTTCATCACTCGTTCTGATTGGTTGTTTATTTCTGGTTCTAGCAAAATAGATTGTTCGTGATCTGAAGTATCAGAATCAAAACTTTCTTGACTACTACTGTCAAATTCTAGGTCATCATAACCATCCATGTTGCTTAGTAAATCTGCAAAATAGTTATCAATTTAAAACATACACAACAGATCAGACACTAATATAACTTGATAGCAACAGTTTATAGAAGTTACCTTCATTCAGTGGATCAGATTTCGAAAAATTATGTTCAGCTCCAGCATTTTTTGACATTCCTGAATCTCTTGTCGTTTCTCTGGTCTGTGTGTTTGGTATTCTAGGAATTGATTTGTGTTGTCTTAAAGATGGGAGATGATTTTGACATGGTCCAGTAAAAGTAGTTGAGATGCCTGCATAACAAAACGAATTAGATAATGAAAGTTAAAATGTTTAGTTTTTAAACGCAAACTCTTTTGTTCGAGCTTTCATCACTCTGTTAATTGGCTTGGCATACCTTTATGTTGTCTATCAAATGTGGATATTCGTGACGCTCTTGCAGTTTCTGTGGTCTTTGTGTTAGGCATTTTAGGAATTGGTGAATATTGTCTTTGAAATGTGAGCTGACTTGGATATGATCCAGTGTAGATAGCTGAGATGCATACATAGTAAAAGAAATTAGTTAATGACTGTAAaatgtcttaaaaataattgCAGACTCTAAAGTTACAACTACTACAACTCTGGCAGTAACTATCTATATACCTTTGATTTGATGACTCATGTTCTTGTGATGAGAAGAAtcgttgttttctttttcagaatAAACTACACCAAGAGTTACAAATTTGTGTGAATTGAATGGTACAATACACTTTGTATATCAAAAtagaaatagtatataatattcaCCACCTCGTTTGTTATTAGGTTTCGACACTGTAACTGAAACTCTTGGGTGACAACTTTCTGCAATGTTCTTATTTGTAACATCATTCAATATTCTTGCAAAAACTGCAGTCAAGGGGACATCTTTGGTTTGGGAAGATTCAGTTATTTGTTTAGATGTAGATTGCGCACGTTTCCGATGAGCATCTGCTCCAAAGGAAACATGATGCTTTCGTTTCATTCTGTGAATATAAACATTAATGTGTGCAGAAAACTCTttgtgtattatatatataataaaataaagttaGCTAATGATTAAGAGAAATGTTAGAATCACCTGAACAACGATGGTGAAAGGAATATAATTGTTCAGAGACTGCTGATAAATCTGTTTCTATAATGAAAAGTTAATCTCTGTACATTCTGCTTATCTAAATTTTGAAGACGAATTAAGGGCGGGActtatgaaaaattaaaattaaaattgctTTAGTTAAGATTTTTTGCATAATAGGTAGTATAATATCTAAATAGATCacaacaatttttatatttagataCAATATAACAGTTTTAACATATATCTCAACCGATTTCTTTAGTATCTGTGTGTTattctttaattttgtttattactATCAAATTTGAACAtttctattaataaaataatagaaatgaCTAACATTCTTCTACGTTATTTGATGTTTTTCAGGACAGTTTATGTGTCTAACTTGAAGCGACATATGGTCATAGAGTTAACAAAAGGTATTCCAACTACAACATATGCCAAGTAAGCGATAACTTAACATTCATTTTGCAGTAGGTTAAACATCTATAATAACAAATAAGATATTTTCCACTACttgaatatatgtttaatgAAAGCATAACAATGAAACTTATTAGTTtattaaaactcattttattaaAACTCATCCTTATTGATAGGAAAAAACCAACATAATACGTAgaaactgaaaaaaaacactatcctagaaaaataaaataaaaaagcattTATTTGATTTGCTAAAATGCAACAAAGTCCGTAACAGCAACACCTTTCACTTCTCCACAGTGTTCTTTACCACCTTGATTATCTTAGAGCATTGTTTCTTTGAAGTAGAAGAAAGGTCATCAATTTCATTACTGCTTCCTTTTCGTTTTGACAGTGGAGTTGAAGATAAACATGTGTTGTCTTCAGATTCAATGCTGATAAAAGACACCTAATACAAAAAAACagattcaaaatattaaataggTAACCATAACAAATATGCTtattatacaatataaaaacatCACAAATTTTACAAACCTGTCCTGATGAACGATCAGAGGAAACTATGGTCGATGTATCTCCGGTGTCCTCATCGTCCGCGCGAGTTATTATTGCATCAGCAGACCAAGTCTTCCCAACATTAAATATATGGGATCCATAATCAACATTATCTTTGTTCACATAGACTCCAAATTTGAAAGTCTTCCCAATCAGAGCAGTAACTTGGTCAGGCAAGTCTTCAGGATCCTCAACCTAAATAGAAATAAACACAACATTAAAAACGACAAATGCAACCCATAATATAAAAGTGAAATTACAACTTGTATATACCTCTTCTAGAGAACCATTTAAGAGTACTTCAGCACTTACTCCCAAAATAGGTTCAGCAACAGTATCAAGCAACATCACCTTAGTTTCACCAGTGTCATCCTTTAGTAATAGGTGTATTTTGAACCTGTacgaaatttataaattagttacaaCATATAGATTGTGAAACATTTTAGTTTCAAGTTAAAAAGACATACCTAGGTGCAACATTGGTGACTGACTGATGGCATGTATCACAATACCACATATGTTTCACAGGCACCACATCCCTATTAGTAATGTCAGTAACCTTCTTATAGTGGCACTTAGCACAACCAAAATAATACCATGCCCAATCTGTGTCTATTGCATTAACTGTTGCTGTAACAATGCATTTCTCAATCTGTACAAGTAACGTTAGCTTTATTAACTTTccacatgtttttattttaaaaaaagctaagataaatatataaaacgaACCTCAGTCGCCATTATGATATCCAAAATTGTTCTCTCTGGGTAAATTGACCACTGATCTGGTTGGCGTTTGTTTCCTTTGGGTTTCACAACCTCACGACCATCAGTAATGAGATCAAGCTCATTATTTGGCATCCTATATAGCAATTAAACTTTTACACAAGAAGGAATCTATGTAGATATATCTAAAAAGTATTATGATATGATCGTATA
This Brassica napus cultivar Da-Ae chromosome C6, Da-Ae, whole genome shotgun sequence DNA region includes the following protein-coding sequences:
- the LOC106428255 gene encoding ribosomal L1 domain-containing protein 1-like, which encodes MTTAASSPDQLLPPQQTSRVSPKTVHEAVTSLLKWKTEKSKLAKPQLLEQDEFVYLIVTLKKIPQTNRTKPHRILLPHPLINTEEDSPELCLIIDDRPKSGLTKEDAAKKIKSDDIPITKILKLSKLKTDYKAFEAKRKLCDSYEMFFADRRVIPLLPRLIGKKFFTSKKIPAAVDLKHRNWKEQIEKACGSAMFFVRTGTCSVVKVGKLSMEGDEIVENVMATLNGVVEVLPGQWKYVRSLHLKLSESLALPVYQSVPDLKLKIDAFGSEKSVVVEEENKKKKKKGESVVDGGEKSDGVKGKKKKGRIHEVRYMDSNVSEVLDEDEIGDVEVSIESGGDKEKKMKKRKKEVSETAEAEKPKKKVVKGKLKEKSKDEIKPKKKTKITKEESGGGLKPKSKKSVLRK
- the LOC106428193 gene encoding multiprotein-bridging factor 1b encodes the protein MAGVGPMTQDWEPVVIRKKAPNSAAKRDEKTVNAARRSGADIESVRKYNAGTNKAASSGTSLNTKRLDDDTENLAHERVPTELKKAIMQARCEKKLTQSQLAQLINEKPQVIQEYESGKAIPNQQILSKLERALGAKLRGKK
- the LOC125575503 gene encoding uncharacterized protein LOC125575503 encodes the protein MPNTKTTETARASRISTFDRQHKGISTTFTGPCQNHLPSLRQHKSIPRIPNTQTRETTRDSGMSKNAGAEHNFSKSDPLNEDLLSNMDGYDDLEFDSSSQESFDSDTSDHEQSILLEPEINNQSERVMKLAAMFKKTFSEVKKKVKPISPKEDGQVQLPYLKKPPDLLMNLLTGTDKLSKHFQRNTRSYNMVFSFTSLGGKIDKSMKKGRGPQMIQLHGENYHLMGSLTPPEGDHAKFGQLYIVDTENEVENKFNALSSKSKNFSPGSKQDGLKKEVIQPIIKMLNAVNPYVVQFRSARERFQLNPEKTFHMRIVSRSDKDGRTYNMPTAAEVAALIPGDFNLGMDKRDIVLQHKSGKLTRIDEIHISYLALQYPLIFVYGEDGFRVGIKKGITEASKKLKNPSISMRQFFAFRLQERDNESHVLLYSRRLFQQFIVDAYTTIESNRLRYLKLNQTCLRSDSYDSIRESENAGNSDMNEQGQQFLLPATFTGSPRYMKNMYLDAMAICRHFGFPDLFITFTCNPKWPELTRFLKKRGLKSDDRPEIICRIFKLKLESLMNDLTKKNILGKTSSSMYTVEFQKRGLPHAHILLFMHPSSKFPKTEDIDKIISAEIPDKSSDPDLYNVVKDCMIHGPCGAAIMNSPCMENGQCSKMFPKQFAENTRVKKDGFPLYRRRQSDCYIEKNGLKCDNRWVIPYNRKLSLRYRAHINVEWCNQVGSIKYLFKYINKGADRVTVVVEPPGPEVRSETLATSAPANSAAPSSSAAHSATATSGCATSAPANSATDTGGDVLKQNVEIKKNEIKDFFDCRGKDKLKDVLGRKLIENTMFLAWFKLNEVDAFARTLTYIQIPNYYTYSKSQKKCTRRKQGFSVGRINYAPRKQESAYFLRVLLNYVKGPTSFDDIKTYNGVVYEGYKEACYARGILDDDQEYIDDLVRRSYDSSAAVVRDLFVLMLLSDSLCQPEVVWDKTWKLLSEDIEYSRRMHFNRPGLILNDSDKKLYALIEIEKLMRRNGSSLSVYESMPKLPAEFKPIENVLILDELNYDLHELQATHDRDILKMTDEQKKIYDEIIGAVVEDRGGMFFVYGFGGTGKTFLWQILSAAVRCRGDIVLNTASSGIASLLLQGGRTAHSRFSIPINPDEFTTCSLTHGSDKANLIKEASLIIWDEAPMMSKHCFESLDRSLKDLMGNHDNKPFGGKVIVFGGDFRQVLPVITGGSRAEIVLAAMNSSYLWEHCKDEAKDLKEFSEWILAVGDGRIAEPNDGEALIMDQEYPIETISHAIYGDADSLRGIQDPKFFQQRAILCPTNEDVNMINDHMLSKLDGKSFIYYMYCHYTV